A region from the Drosophila ananassae strain 14024-0371.13 chromosome 2L, ASM1763931v2, whole genome shotgun sequence genome encodes:
- the LOC6500906 gene encoding synaptotagmin-like protein 4 isoform X7 has protein sequence MKQVTRLIGPRRAAKSAAKEAASYNAISSPSSMKSSPAASSASAPLARVHNYGRVKSSPTGGTSLPSSSSGKIQYAALNRMRKNRAEDGANKFPRKSKWRRLFCWKKRRRQRNYQDYWSSQNVKPRKSVLCCCRWGRKFSTSSYAYDSEDEDDDIDAKVAAYMVEMKQREAVANRQKEAKAAAEELTRSPVIGQRQADATSSPIQSRASSETWPAQSDEDIDRLVAMHQNRSSLSSLGVRSESMASVYSGAGEGRYGTVVVKGQVEFGMQYNYKLGALEIHVVRCKDLAAVDTKRNRSDPYVKVYLLPDKSKAGKRKTKVKKHTLNPIFDETMRFHTPISSLESRTLWLTVWHSDMFGRNDFLGEVSVNLQGRVFDNPQSQWYLLQERSEPFDEVATYRGDIVVGLKYIPPESLKSSLFSRGSSLTGSSSNLRKFGGSIKSVASKSDRSSKGGQLHVLVKEAKHLSPIKANGTCDAFCKSYLLPDRTRSSKQKTPVVKRTLHPSWNYTFVYEDVSLEDLTERALELTVWDHDRLASNEFVGGIRFSLGTGRSYGRQVEWMDATGKELSLWQNMLDRPNFWVEGSLVLRSSLDGNRASLP, from the exons ATGAAGCAAGTGACTCGTTTAATTGGCCCGCGGCGTGCGGCAAAGTCGGCGGCAAAAGAAGCCGCCAGCTACAATGCGATTTCGTCCCCCTCGTCCATGAAATCTTCGCCAGCAGCTTCGTCTGCCAGTGCTCCACTGGCCCGGGTCCATAACTACGGTCGGGTGAAGTCCTCGCCCACGGGCGGCACCTCACTGCCCTCCAGTTCGTCGGGGAAAATTCAGTACGCGGCCCTGAACAGAATGCGTAAAAATAGGGCAGAAGATGGAGCCAACAAATTTCCACGAAAATCCAAGTGGCGGCGCCTATTCTGTTGGAAAAAGAGGCGCCGCCAAAGGAACTACCAGGATTACTGGAGCAGCCAGAACGTCAAGCCTAGGAAAAGCGTACTTTGCTGCTGTCGCTGGGGTAGGAAATTCAGCACGTCCTCGTACGCATACGATTCCGAGGACGAGGATGACGATATTGATGCTAAGGTGGCTGCCTACATGGTCGAAATGAAGCAACGCGAGGCAGTGGCTAACAGGCAGA AGGAGGCCAAAGCAGCTGCCGAAGAGCTAACTCGATCGCCGGTGATTGGACAACGGCAGGCAGATGCCACCAGCAGTCCCATCCAGTCGCGTGCCTCAAGCGAAACGTGGCCAGCGCAGTCGGATGAGGACATTGATCGTTTGGTGGCCATGCACCAAAACCGCAGCAGTCTCAGCTCACTGGGC GTTCGTTCGGAGTCTATGGCCAGCGTGTATTCGGGTGCCGGCGAAGGACGCTATGGCACTGTGGTGGTCAAAGGTCAAGTGGAATTCGGCATGCAGTACAACTACAAGCTGGGTGCCCTTGAAATCCATGTGGTGCGTTGCAAGGACTTGGCAGCCGTTGACACCAAACGCAACCGCAGTGATCCCTATGTGAAG GTTTATCTACTACCCGATAAATCCAAGGCCGGCAAGCGCAAAACCAAAGTCAAGAAACACACCTTGAATCCCATTTTTGATGAAACCATGCGATTCCACACACCAATCTCCAGCCTGGAGTCCCGAACTTTGTGGCTAACTGTCTGGCACTCAGATATGTTTGGCCGAAACGATTTCCTCGGCGAAGTCAGTGTCAATTTGCAAGGACGAGTTTTTGACAATCCCCAATCGCAGTGGTATCTCCTTCAGGAAAGG AGCGAACCCTTTGATGAAGTCGCTACCTATAGAGGAGATATTGTAGTGGGACTAAAATACATACCCCCGGAGAGCCTAAAGTCGTCGCTATTTTCGCGCGGCTCTTCCCTGACAGGCAGCTCCTCGAATCTACGTAAATTTGGAGGCAGCATCAAGTCGGTGGCCTCAAAATCGGATCGCAGCTCAAAAGGAGGTCAGCTGCATGTCCTGGTCAAGGAAGCCAAGCATCTGAGTCCTATTAAGGCAAACGGAACCTGTGATGCATTCTGCAAGAg CTACTTGTTACCGGATCGCACGCGTAGctccaaacaaaaaacaccTGTTGTTAAGCGCACTCTGCATCCCAGCTGGAACTACACCTTTGTGTACGAGGATGTCTCCCTGGAGGATTTGACTGAGCGCGCCCTGGAGCTGACGGTCTGGGATCATGATCGTCTGGCCAGCAATGAGTTTGTGGGTGGAATTCGCTTCTCCCTAGGCACAG gaCGCAGCTATGGCCGCCAAGTGGAGTGGATGGATGCCACCGGCAAGGAGCTCTCTCTGTGGCAGAATATGTTAGATCGACCCAACTTTTGGGTGGAGGGCAGCTTGGTGCTGCGTTCCAGTTTGGATGGCAATCGAGCCTCCTTGCCATAG